One window from the genome of Spiractinospora alimapuensis encodes:
- a CDS encoding thiopeptide-type bacteriocin biosynthesis protein: MTEVTDHPSPARDSILDQPHQPPDSDWWYVRAYPGSGALMDAACDVLVPWLREAAASENADRWFFLRYIDMVGPHLRLRIRCAPDGVDRLHSRMPELWLALDKIPPDARGEPLIANGLFGDASGAVRVAPGLYAPEMHKYGGPAGVEAAERLFTASARWYADNLPHRSPRRFRRAALATTLMRELVTTALPPEDWKEFWLRHRRQWGWQLVMSQGKAAVPDLVSETVTGVREVVADVDVAAVRTHVASVVATFEEVTRSNSGVDRLDLLLNYLHMDINRWGFVPAEEALLGMVTTSMR; this comes from the coding sequence ATGACGGAAGTGACCGACCACCCCAGTCCCGCCCGTGACTCGATCCTCGACCAACCGCACCAGCCTCCTGACTCCGACTGGTGGTACGTCCGCGCCTACCCTGGCAGCGGCGCGCTGATGGACGCGGCCTGCGACGTTCTGGTGCCGTGGCTGCGGGAGGCCGCTGCGTCCGAGAACGCGGACCGTTGGTTCTTCCTTCGCTACATCGACATGGTCGGCCCGCATCTCCGGCTACGGATTCGGTGCGCTCCCGATGGGGTGGACCGGTTGCACTCCCGCATGCCGGAGTTGTGGCTCGCGCTGGACAAGATCCCTCCCGACGCGCGGGGCGAGCCGTTGATCGCGAACGGACTCTTCGGCGACGCGTCGGGCGCGGTTCGCGTCGCGCCCGGCCTTTACGCCCCGGAGATGCACAAGTACGGCGGGCCGGCGGGCGTGGAGGCGGCCGAGCGGCTGTTCACCGCCTCGGCGCGTTGGTACGCCGACAACCTTCCGCACCGTTCACCACGTCGCTTCCGGCGCGCCGCCCTGGCGACGACGCTGATGCGGGAGCTCGTCACCACGGCCCTCCCCCCGGAGGATTGGAAGGAGTTCTGGCTGCGCCACCGCCGCCAGTGGGGCTGGCAGTTGGTGATGTCCCAGGGAAAGGCCGCGGTCCCCGACCTCGTCAGCGAGACGGTCACCGGGGTGCGCGAGGTGGTCGCCGATGTCGACGTCGCTGCCGTGCGCACGCACGTCGCGTCGGTCGTCGCCACCTTCGAGGAAGTGACGCGGTCCAACTCCGGTGTGGACAGGCTCGACCTCCTACTGAACTACCTGCACATGGACATCAACCGGTGGGGGTTCGTCCCCGCGGAGGAAGCGCTGCTGGGCATGGTGACCACCAGCATGCGATAG